CAAAGAATAAAGTGCTGCTGTTTGTTTTTTGCAAGCGCAAACTGTCCCTTGGGTTTTATGGAAATATTGTCAAATAAAACTTCACAGCCATGATGTGTTTTATAGTAATCGTATGAATGTTTGTCGTAATAGTTATCAGAAAGATACGTCTTCAATAGCTGCTTTTTCGAACTCAGAATGAAAAACTCTCCTTCATATAAAAACTTGGCGATCTTATTAACAGGTGTTGGAAATAAAATCGGATAGTTTTGCGGAAGATCTGTTTTCTTTCCGTTAAAGTTTTGAACAGATTGTTTTTGCTGCGGCGGATTGGCCCACAGCTCCTGCAGTGGAAGCTTTATTTTCTGAATATGTTTTCTCGCTCCTTTGTGATGCTTGTAAAAATTAATCTCACCATCTGAAGTGGTAGTCACCAAAAACTTCAGTTGATCTCTGTTCTGATGTACAACCCTCTGAATTTTTTCATCATTCATATTATCCTGATGCGTCATGAAGAATACTTCAATATCCTTTTCTGAATGGTTTTCATTAAAAAACTTTTCCAGGGCTTCTGACACTTCCAAAACCGGACTTACCTGATTCAGGTTTTCCACTACTTCTTCCACTTTGCTAAGTGCAATCGGAACACCTGCCTGTCCTAAAGCAAAGACTTTACATTCAGAATGGGCTTTCGGATGTTTGATAATGGCTATTGCTGAGGCAAAAGCCAATACTTTTGGTGTTCCCCAGTTTCTGAGGGAGGTATCAATAAGGATAATTCTTTCAAAAATATTTTCTTCAGGTGGAATCTCCCTTTGAATATAAAGCGCTTCATTATTGGCAACACGATTCATGAAGACATCATCTTCATTCGCAAATTCGGAGAGAAGCATCCTGTGAAAATCACCTTTGTTGGTCATATCAGAAATTCCTCCAATGGGTTGTTCTCCGGGAGAAAGGTGGCGCATCGGAATTTTCAGACCGCTCCATATTCTTTTGATGAGACTTCCAACCTGAAATGTCTTTGGTTCTTCAATTAATTCTTTGATGAAATCTTTATCAGTATCCGCCGTTGTTTCTTCTTCTACCACCTCATCATCCAGCTCGGGTTCGTCAACCAGCCCCTTCACAGCATCCATGATAGATTGTACAGTAGGAAACTTTTCATTCAGATCTAAAGCGCTAAAATCTTTGTTTAAAACAAATGGAGCAGCATCCTTTTTTTCTGCGCTGAAAGCCAGCTCATGCGGCCGCTTATAATAGATTCTTATATTAGCTTCAGAGTTCAATGAAGATATTCTGTTGTGGCTATTGTTGAATAAGGTCTGCAACAGTACAATTCTGTTCTGTTTTTGCTTGTAAATTTTGGGAAGCGCTTCTATTTTTTCAAGAAATTCAATTTGTTTTTCCACATTGAATTCAAAATCTTCTCCGCTATAAAACTCAGCTGTACGTCTCAATGGGCCGGCAAAATCAATATAGCCGTCCTGCATGGCATACAAAACCATAAGCAATGCTCCAAAAGGAGGCCACCCCTGTGGCTGAAGCTCTTTAAGAATCTCCATCACATAAGGCCTGTAAGCTATCGCTCCCACACCTGGAACTGAGAGGAGATTATTGTCATGGTATCCGGAATCTCCGGGAATATCTTCATCAGTTTTCCATTCCCAGAAGTAATTTTCATAGGACTGGAAATAGAACTTTAATTCCATTCTCTTGATTTTTCTGTAAGACGGAATGAGCTTACGGACAATGGGCGGAAATCTGTTTCTTTTATTAAAAGGTAATCTCCATTTTCATCCCAAAGCAACCATCCTTCCGGTTTTTTATTATATTTCTGCTGCAACAGCGTACTTACATTTTTAAATTCAAAATCCAGACCTGCCGGCAGTAAATGTCTGTCTTTGGTCCAGTATGTTTTTCCGGGAAAGCTTAGCAGAGGAGCTCCTATAAACAGAGCTTTATCTCCCAGCAAAGTCCATTTTATTTTTTCCAGTTTAAACTTGGGTAATGCTGCGATGCTTTCTTTAATATCAGCAATATTGCTTAATAAAGCAATTACGGGCTGCTCTTCATTGCTTTCTTTTAATCTTACCAGAACCTGTTCCTGAATTCCAAAATAATTTTGATTGAAAGGTGAAAAACTAAGCTGCAATGCCTTGTCTATAGGTATCCAAAGCAATGCTGTCCTCATTTTTTTACTCGGAACCAAAGCTTCTTTCCTGAATAAAAGACCATCCCTAAGTTCATACAGGATGAAGTCAGGTAACTGTTGTATTTCCGGGGCTGCGGCCTGTTCATCGGTAAAGTCTTTCAGCCAGATTGTGTCATCATCTACAGCAATCTGAACATTTTTCCAGTCTCTAATTGAGCCTAGAAAATCTTCATCAGCACGGGGAAGCTCCGCCCAGAATTCTTTTAAACGCTTTGAAGAATCTTCTGCCATAAGCTTTCAATTTCTTGCTGGATATACTGTTTCTGCTCCGGATTTCTGATCCAGTCACAGCGGGTCTGTAAGTATCTCAGTTTATCTTTAATCACATTCTGTTCTTCAAAGCTCAGCATTCCGCCATTCCATTTTTCCACAAGAATTGTCACATCTTTCATGACTTCCTCTGGATTAGGTGTTTTGTTCTGCATCGCTTGTGGATGTGAATCCGGGTGATCATCTTTCTCGATCGTTCTGTTGATAATCCCTTCCAGAATTTCAATCTGTTCTTCTGTATCCCAGATATGTTTCAATACCCAAAGATCGGAAAGTACCGCTTCTTTTCTTCCACAGATCAGGGCACTTGCTGCGATCAGGTTCTGAAGTTTTACTGCTCTACGGTCTGAAATGGCAATTCCAGTATTCCTAAGGCTCATAATGGTATTCAGATAGACTTCATATATGGGTTTAAGGTCTATTGCTCTGCACAGGTTCTGAAGCTGCCTGATCTCATCAGCGTGAATTTCCGGAATTTCCACTTCTTCATCATTCTCAAGTTTTCTTCCGGCTAAAAGCACCTGCTGTAATAGTTCAGGTTTTACGTAATCTACATTGATTCTCACAAGAAAACGATCAAACAATGCGTTCAACGCTTCATCTTCCGGAAGAACGTTACTTGCTCCTACGAACATCAATGCGGGTAAATGCTTGGTTTCTTTTCCTCTTTTAAAAATCTTCTCATTGAGTGCCATTAAAAGTGAGTTCAGAATAGCAGAATTGGCATTGAATATCTCATCCAGGAAAACCATGGAAGCTTCAGGCATCATTCCTTCTGTATTGGTTAGGAGTTCTCCTTCTTTCAGTTTTCTGATATCAAAAGGTCCGAAGATTTCGTTCGGTTCTGTAAAGCGGGTTAATAAATATTCAAAGTTTTTCCCGTCTTTCACTGTTTTTGCCAGAGTCCTGACAATAGCTGATTTTGCTGTACCCGGAGGCCCGTACAAAAAGGCATTTTCTCTCGCCAAAAGGCATATTCCCAATAGATCTACAACATCATTTTTGCCTACAAAAGTTTCTTTTACGTAGTTAAGAACTGTATTGAGTTGATTTATATTTTGATTCATTGATTTAAAAAATTAAAATTTCCACCATTTTTTCTTTTGAACTTTCTCTACATCTTTACTTTCCGCCTGCTCATTTCTTTTGCTGAACGAAAAAGCAAGTCTATGATAGGGATCTTTGATGTCAAAGTACAATTGCGTTCCATCATCCAGGGTAAGCGCATCCATGATTTTAGCTCCATCTTTGACCAGATTTTGCGATACATCCTGTTTATTGAGATGATGTCTGATCAGATCTCTTTCATCGGAAATTCTTGTAATAATATAGGGAGAATCTTTAGTTCCGTTTCCTGTCTTCTCAAGGCATTCAAAAATAATCTGAGTGATTGTCATTTCAATACTCCTCCCTTTTTCATCACCCAGTTCCTTGTACGCAAAATATTTATAGATATGTGCTCTCGGACTTAACAGAATATTGACATTTACATATTGTATAACCTCTTCAAATTTTCCTTCATTGAGTAAATTCTGGATATTTTCAATATCTTCGGAATAAGGATCATATTCAGGATCATTGATTACCAGCTCACGGCACTTCAGGAAGGTTTCTTTTGTGGGGTCAGTTAAAAATTCAAATACTTTCTCATACGTTTTCATTGTGGTCTTCGGTTATCGTTTTTAGTTCTCGCCAGAATGCGTCTTTGTATATTCCGAATTCAGCAGTTATTAGTTTATTGATTAACGGAATTTCCGCCAGTTTATAATCTTTTTTTTCAACAATTCTTTCCAGATATAGTTTTCTGTAGGTTTTGTCTTTCAATTCTTCCTTCCAGTTTACATTTTTCAGATCGAGATCATACCCTATTCCTGAATAGTGAAACTGTGCCAGAATATCCTCCAGTCTTGCAATCAGTGGATCTTCAGGGTCAACCGTATTTAAGGCAACTATTATCTGCGGTAAAAACCTCAGTGATAAATCTGCGGATAAAATAGAAGAAATGTCCCGTGTTCCTTTGAATCCGGGAATAAGATTTTGAATATCTTTCTCTGTATTTTCTCGGATCAGGTAAAGCTGTGTGCTATGGTAGAGAACTTTTGCCGCCCAAACAGCAGCTTCTTTGCTGCAGGTGAATTGGTCTGACAAAAACTCAAGTCGCTCTTTTTCGAATTCTATGTCAAAATAGTCTCCGGCTTCCGCCTCTTCCTGAGGGGAAATTTTCTGTAAGCTTGAAAAAAGAGTAATACATTCTTCTTTACGAAGCAAAAAGATCGTGTCTAAAAACGGTGACTTGGTTTCCATGATCTAACAAAAATAAAATTATTTCGTTGAGAATAAAATTTTTATGGAGAAGATTCATGTTAAATATGGAATTCTCTGCTTTTAATTATAATGTTGGAAAACGCAAAGGCGCTAAGCTGAAATCTATTATACTGTTTTTAAGGCGCTAGAAAATCAAAGATTTTCAGCAGGGATATCACTTAATAATTTGTTTTATCAGGATTATAATTTATAGTATTAATTTTATCGGAGATAAAATCTTTGCGCCTTAATACACAGTATGGATTAAGTTTTGCGTCTTTGCGTTTTCCAAGCTATTAGATTGCTTCGTCGCTGAAGCTCCTCGCAATGACGGTTTAGGCCACGATTTCAATAATATTATTTTCCGGATCTAGGATTACGCTTTCATAATAGCCGTCTCCGGTAGTGCGTGGCTCTCCGGCAACAGTGTATCCGTCTTTTCTTAACACTTCCGTAAGTTCGTCTA
Above is a genomic segment from Chryseobacterium viscerum containing:
- a CDS encoding AAA family ATPase, coding for MNQNINQLNTVLNYVKETFVGKNDVVDLLGICLLARENAFLYGPPGTAKSAIVRTLAKTVKDGKNFEYLLTRFTEPNEIFGPFDIRKLKEGELLTNTEGMMPEASMVFLDEIFNANSAILNSLLMALNEKIFKRGKETKHLPALMFVGASNVLPEDEALNALFDRFLVRINVDYVKPELLQQVLLAGRKLENDEEVEIPEIHADEIRQLQNLCRAIDLKPIYEVYLNTIMSLRNTGIAISDRRAVKLQNLIAASALICGRKEAVLSDLWVLKHIWDTEEQIEILEGIINRTIEKDDHPDSHPQAMQNKTPNPEEVMKDVTILVEKWNGGMLSFEEQNVIKDKLRYLQTRCDWIRNPEQKQYIQQEIESLWQKILQSV
- a CDS encoding DUF4919 domain-containing protein yields the protein MKTYEKVFEFLTDPTKETFLKCRELVINDPEYDPYSEDIENIQNLLNEGKFEEVIQYVNVNILLSPRAHIYKYFAYKELGDEKGRSIEMTITQIIFECLEKTGNGTKDSPYIITRISDERDLIRHHLNKQDVSQNLVKDGAKIMDALTLDDGTQLYFDIKDPYHRLAFSFSKRNEQAESKDVEKVQKKKWWKF